The Cynocephalus volans isolate mCynVol1 chromosome 16, mCynVol1.pri, whole genome shotgun sequence DNA segment AGCTTCCCCTGCCTGGCTCCGGGTGAGCTGGGACCTTTGGCTGCCAAGGGAACCGGGTTGAGAATACAAAGCACCAGGAGCAAGGAGGCCTCGCCTGGAAAAACAACATCCTGGTTTCTGGGGCCCAAGCAGGCTGTGTGGAAGGGGCTATTTTTAGCTGCAGAGACAGCAGCAACAGGACTTGTATGGCCTTGCTGTCTGGCTGCATAACTCACCCTTTGTCCCACCTGACCTTGCACCCAGCATCTGCCCCTCCCTCAGGGCACAGCCCCTCTGGGGTGTACCTGGGCCACGGAGAACCCAGGGAGGAAGGAGCTGGCCTAGAAACACGCTCTCCTGTAGCCTCAGGGCATCCCAGGTTGGGTTCTGGGGCAGCAGAGAGCAGTGGGCCGTCCCTCATCCCTGTCCCTCGGGGTAGAGAGGCAGAGGCTCTCCTGGGGCACAGTGTCTGCGTGTCCCCAGCAGGGGGACCCACACCGTGTTGCAGCTGCATGGCCAACTGCAGAGGAGAACAAAAGTCCCTTTATTGTGGAAATTCTCACGCCAGCCACACCTGGGGTGGTCTCAgcccatccctccttccctctgtggTCTCAGCCCATCCCTCCTTCCCACTGTGGGCTGAGAAGGAAGCCccaagtttcaaaatctctggccTGCTCACAGGAGTCCTGCCCTGCTCTTGGGGGTGTGATGTCTGTATTTAATTCTGGGTACAAACAGCAAAAAGTAGGTCCAGAATGAGGCTGTGGCACTGAGGACAAAAATAGCTGGTGGGGGCCCACAGCCCAGAGCGAACACTCGGgcagccaggatggtggggggccGGGCCCGGCGGAATTAGCTGCTCCTGGCTCCCCCTGCCTGGAACCAGAAGCAAGGGTGCCCCAAAGGGCAGGCACTCTGTTTTGGCCCCTTCCTCCTGGGCCAGGGCCTCTGTCCCCTTCTCCTGCCTGCCCATGAGGCCAGCAGCTCTTGAAAGATGGGAAGTCTTGGGAATTCTTGGTGAgtagagaggaggagggaaaaggaaaccATTCATTCAGATATTTATTGCGCACCTACTACattccagacactgttctagaaaCCTGGATAAGGAGGTGTTGGGGTGGCCTGGATCTGTCTCAGCTGGAGCTGGCTCTCCCCAAAACAAGGCCTGCAGAGGTACAGGGTCTAGAGGGCCTCCTCCCTGAGAGGTGGAAGGCCAAGTGTCTGGAAGGTAGAGGCTTCTAGAAATGAGAAGGCTGGGAGTGTGTGCGACCCTAAAGCCTTGCCCGGGGCAAGTAGGGCCCGGAGGATCAGGCTTCCCGGGAGCTGAGACCACCGCAGGGGAAGCCTGTGCCCGGCATCACCTCCTCTTCAGCACGGATATGCAGGACTTCTTGAGGGGCCCGATCTGCAGATGGGCGTCCACGCTCTCCAGGAAGAAGGCAGGCTTGAGCCTGTGGGCGAAGAGCCCCGCAAAGTGGCTGTCCAGGCGGCTCTGGAAGGCGTCAGTGGGGGAGGCCAGGGCGCTGCTCCGCCGGGTCCGGGAGGCCTTCAGCCTCCGCAGAAGGCTCACCTTGCCATCGCGCACGGCATAGAAGGCCAGGGCACGGTCGGCGTATTCCAGGCAGATCCCGACCGTGGGCGAGAAGGGATGGGGCAGGGGCGCCTCCAGCCCGTGGAACCAGACAGAAAAGCTGCGTCCGTTCCACTGCAGGCAGCAGGAGTGTGCATTGCGGCCCAGTCGGCCCCGGTCGTAGGGCTCTTGCGGGGAGAAGCCTTCAGCCATGACCCCCACGCTGACCCAGCCTTCGATGATCTCCACTTCCCAGTAGTAGGTGCCCCGGTCCAGGGCGCCCTCACCCAGCACCTGCTCACAGTGGGTGAAGCGGGTGGGTGACTCAGGATAGTTGATAGGACACAGCACCCTCTTGACACCTTTGGTTCCAAACAGCTGCAGGAACTTGTCTGCGGTGTCACTGTCCAAGTCCACGATGTAGGCAACTGACCGCATGGACGAGAGAGATGTAGGGCTCAGGGCCAGGCTCAGATGGGACGGCTCCTCCCCAAGGTGCCCACCTCCCCAAACACGGCCCCTGCCCTCCTTTGCAGCCAGCACAACGAGGCACTGCTGGAGACCACTCCCTGAGTTGAGCTATTTCACCCCCAGGAACTAGAGAGGGGAATCCAAACCCTCACGTGCCAGGGACCTGCCGTGGACCTGCCGTGGCCTACTTCTGGGACCAGCCAGCAGCCTTAGGAGGGCCTCGTGTGAGCGGGGGAGGGCCTGGGTGTCCACTTACACTTGAGGAAATAGTCTCGGGGAGCTTCACTCTCCAGATGGTTGGTGCTGTCGGGGTCCAGGGACTCGGCATCAACTACAGAAGAAGGGACAGTGAAGAGAACATTTCCCCAGACTGCCCCCTTCTGACCCTGTGACTGCAattccctcttctccttcctctcagACTACAGAGCCACCTAGGGACAGGCGCACAGCCGAATGTGACCCGTGTTCACGTGCATGCCTGTGTCTGAGTTCTGCGCTTGCACCACTTgctccctgggcctcaggctcTCGGAAGCTAGAGGGTGGGCTGGAGGAAGCCCCCTCTGCCCTCTAGGCTGTGGCCAAGGGGGCTGACTGGTCACCACAGGGTGGTGGCTCCAGTCATTGGCAGGATTTGGGCCCCTCCCTGTTCCAGGCACACAGTCTCCCTCCTCCACTCCTGGATGGACACCAGCCTGGAGGTCTGTGCAGGGGGAGACTGGGGGAGGGTGAGTCATCTTCGAGGGCACCCACCTTCTGATCCCAGCTTCTGCAGCCCGTCTTCATCACTGCCCGGCCCCCGCAGCTGCTCCCAATGTCTGGTGCAGGCCTCTGCCAGCACGTCTCTCACCACCCGGACAACTTGGGATGACTTGGTGAAGCTGAGCTCCCTTGGGGGGCCAGGCCCAGGGCCACACCCCTCCTCCAGGGCCAGCCTTAGTGCCAGGAGCTCCTGTACCAGATAAATGCCCACTGAGGCTCTGCTAGCCACAGCTCCTCCTGGCTGGGGAGGAAGAGCTCTGCCAGGAGGCTGGCACAGCCCTGAAACCCAGGTACCCACTCCCTGCCGGCCCCCGTTCCCTCTGTGGCCCACAGAGCTACCCTCACCTGCAGGAAGCTGACTGAATCGGCTTCAGGGACCTGACTGAGGTTGTGGCGGGCACGGCTTAGGTGGCTGCGCTGTTCCTCCTGTCGCTGCAGATTGCCCTGGGAGTGGCTCAGCATAGCGGCCTCCCCCTCCTGGATGAAGCCCAACACCTGGGTCTGGAAGCCCTGCAGGGTGGCCACAGCCTCGGCAAACAGCTGGCTCACCCTGTCCCGCTCTGCCGCGGCTGCACTCTGCATAGGACGACAGTGGGGGCAGCAGTGAGGGCAGAGAACAGTCCTGGACTCTGGCTCTTCCCTGACCCTACCTTCCCACCCTGCCCTCTTGGGTGGATGGAGGGGCCAGCCTGAGCCTGTCCTGGATCTGTGCCAGATCAGGGGAGATGCTTGTGTTCAGTGATGGCAGGCAGTGCCCTGAGCATGAGCTATTTGGAGTGGCTTGTACCACACCAAACACCCATGGTGCCAGGAGCCTGCAGCAGGAGTGGCAGGAGTGGCCAGGGATGGGAGTCAGCGTGGGGTCTGACCTTAATGAGGGCCACTGTGCGCCGGGACTGTGCGATGCTGGCCCCCAGCTCATCCATGCGGTCCTCCACGGCACTCAAGACTTTGGGCTGCTCGGCCTGTGGATGGTACCCTCTGTGAGTACAGGGTCTGGCAGAGGGTCCCAAGCCTCACCAGTGGAGAGGTGAAGAGGTGAGGGGTGAGCAGGGAGTGGTATCTGTGCATGAGTGGGACTAGAAGTGGCCATGATGTCCCACAATATGCCAGAGGTGCCTCCAGCCCAGGCTGGTGCCATTCTCAAATGCCTGGGGAGAGCTCAGGCTGACTGTTCCCCTCTCTGACCCGGGCCAGCCATGGGTCTCAGTGTGGCTCAAATTCATTTGAGAACTTCCTCCAGTGGGGAAGAAGCAGAGAGTGAGGGGAGAGGGGTGGCTGCAAGAGGGCATTAAGCTGTCCCGGGGATCCCTCCTTCTAAAGAACCTGCATCCCCAGTCCAGGTCTGAAAAAAGGGGATTCCGGGCAAATCCCCTAGGTCTTCTGAGTCACTGCTCCAGGCAGGAGAGACGGAAAATCCCAAGGCCAGAGGCGCCAAGACCGGGCTGGAGGCCAAAGGAAACTGGGGGCGGGAGGTAGCGGGACGCTGCGCACATGCTCCCACCACGGGCCCCCAGAGAGGCTGGACAGAGAGGATCTGTGTGCCCGGCTCACCCTCCTCCACACTCCTGTCGCCTGCCACACCCATCCAAAGCCGTTGCCTCAGCCCAGGGCAAATCTGAGCTGGGACCGGCACGAGACCGAGGCACATCAGCCGCGCAGTCGGAACTGGCCGCCAGGGACCCCGCGGGACTAACCCGGCTCCCCCGACCCGCCTTACACCCCCGTGGACCCTGACCCGGCTTCAGGTCTCCCGCTGGCCCCTCGCGTTCTTTTCGCGTTTTCActgctccctccttcccacctccgcCACCGCCAGCGGATGACATTGTCAAGGCTGGAAGGGACCACAAAGATCCTCAGGTGGGAGGAGGAAATTAAGGCCCAACCCGGGAACGGGGGTGTCCAAGGCCCTCCGCCCGCTCGCGCGCGGCTCGTCACCCGGCCCGGCCCGCCCGCGGTGCCCGCGCCCCACCTCCTGGAGCGCGCGCTCCTGCTCCAGCGCCACCAGCTCGTGGCCGCGGTGCTCCTGGGCGGCGCAGGCCTCGCACAGGCACAAGCGCTCGGCGCGGCAGTAGCGCTCGAGCGGCCGCAGGTGGCGCGGACACAGGCTCTCCTCCAGTCGGCGCAGCGGCGGCACCAGGCGGTGCCCGCGCAGCGCGGGGCTGCGCTCGTGCGGGCCCAGGTGCGCGGGGCAGAAGGAGGCGAGGCAGGAGAGGCAGGAGAGCGCGGCGGGCAGGGCGGCGCCCTCGGGGCACGCGTCGCAGCGCACTGGCTCTTCGCCCGCGGGCCACGGCTCGGGCGCGCAGGGAGCCGAGGGCTCCGGGGCGCTGGGCGGCGCGCTGGGCGCCGAGGGCTCCGGGGTCGGAGTCCGGCCCGGGGCTGGGGCGGGGACCGGGCCGGGCCCGGGCCCGGAGCCCGAGCCCTGGCGGAGCTGCAGCAGCTCGGACAGCGTGTGGTTCTTGCGGAGCTGCAGGCCGTCGGGGAAGGGCTCCTGGCACAGCGGACAGCGGGCCGCGCCTCCGGGCCCGCCGGCGCTGCCTGCTCCACGGTGCGGCCACAGCGCGCCCAGGCAGGCCAGACAGAAGTTGTGGCCGCAGGGCAGCGTCACCGGCTCCCGGAGCGGCTCCAGGCAGATGGGGCAGCCGAAGGGCCCGCTGCCGTCCATGGCTCCGCGGCCGCTGGGGGCGCCGCCTGTTCTGCTCCGCGAGGGAGGGACCCGGACCTCACGTCTCGGTGCCGCCCCCTGGGACCAAGGCTAGGGTCCCGCCCCTTCCGCCCCCGGCTCGGCCGGTCCGCGGACACTCGGCCCCAGCCCGCACTCCCAGGGGCTCCAGGGCGCCCGCCCCTCCTGGGCCCGCCGCTCCGCACGGCCTGAGCGGAGGGCGCTGCTGAAAGGGTGTGAAAAGGAGGCGACGAGGACAGAGAATGCGCGGGGACACCCTGGAAGGAGGCGGTGCAGGAGTTCGCCCCTCCATCCGCACCCTCCCCTGCCCTCGGCCGGCCCGGGGCTCCGCAGGGGCTGGGCGCGCCCAGCTGCGTCTCGCCAGCACCTTTGCGCTCCAGGCCCCGGCCTGGCACCGTTAGCGAAGCTCCCGAGCTGCTGACGGCAGAGAAACATCACTGCTGATGTGTGCATGTTTTTGCCCCTTAGCGACTCTGTTGACCACCGGTGGGGAACTTGGGCTTTTCTAGATTTGAAAGGGGAAGCTGACGTCATCCTCCAAGTCCCTCGTCTGAGGAATTCAGTTCCGGTCCGCGGACACTCACGGGCACCTGTGgtgtgccaggggctgggggttccccAAGTGGAGGCATTTAAGACTCATCCAGCCATGCACTTAAAACGGTTCATTTTGTTGTATGTAAGTTATAGCtcaataaaattaagttaaagaaaacagagtggcaacaaaataaataaagtggtattggattataacccaaagtataaaataaatatccgtGAATCCatgctaatataaataaataattggataaatgaataagtgaggGGGAATAGACATATTTTGCCATTCAGAAGAATTCCAGCTAATTTTTGTAGACACTCGAGATGGAGCATAACTTCCCACTCTTTACGTCTGGGCTGTGCATAGTGGCTTTCTTCCAAAGGGACAAAAGAATGGCTTCACAGTGGAGACACCtgacctcagccaggtgatcaagatCGACATCAACAGTGAGAAGTGACGCTGATAGCAGGAACGTGACATGATGTGGCCTTCCTCCCCCGAAAcacataaccccagtctaatgaTGAGACCGTCATCAGACAAGTCCCAGGTGAGGGACGGTCTCCAAAATACCTGACCTGTACTCAAagctgtcaaggtcatcaaaagtAAGGAAAGTGTGAGAAACTGTCTCATCCCAGCGGAGTCTAAGGAGGCGTGACGATTAAATGTAACGTGGGTTCCTAGAtgggatcctgaaacagaaaaaaggacattaggggAAAACTGAGAGACTTTCAATAAATTGCAAAAGTGAGTTAATAagaatgtatcaatattggttcttTAATTGTGACACATGTACCATAGTAATGTAAGACGTTAACCAAAGGGAAAAATTAGGTGGCCGTCATTCAactttcatgtaaattttaaactattcttttttttttttttttttgtctttttcgtgacgggcactcagccagtgagtgcaccggccattcctatataggatccgaacccgcggcgacgcgccgcgctgctagcgcagcacgctaccgagtgcgccacggctcggcccgatttaaaactattctaaagttaaatcttatttttttaaaaaaatagaagaattgaGGCAATTCTTCCGAACCCCCGTCTAGCAGGCCTGCTACTGATGAGAGCCCAAAGGTGGGGAAATAAGGGTGGGGGCAGGACTATCCATCAAGGTGGAGCTTAATCTTTCTTGCCCCATGGGGCTCCTTTAGCAGCCTGGTGCAGCCTACAGACCCCTTTTCAAAGTAATGCTTTTAAATGCTCAAAAAATGTGTAAGATTCCATGGAAACCAATTAACTTGAAGTTCAGGTAAAAATagattaagaaaagaaatttgtgatAAAGTCATTTACAAGAAGTATTCAAAGAGCTCacggagggccggcccgtggctcactcgggagagtgtggtgctgataacaccaaggccacgggttcggatccctatatagggatggtcggttagttcactagggagagtgtggtgctgacaacaccaagccaagggttgtgatccccttacctatcaaaaaaaaaaaaaaaaaaaaaaaaagctcatggaaagactcatattatcttttaattccacttttccatgaactttttgaagtaccctcgtctGTGTTTCTCTCACACATAAATAACAAGCCAGttactcacttggttagaacgtggtgttgtAAAACCAATGTCTGAGTGTTTGAGTTCCCTTCCTGGCcaaacacacaaaagaaacaaaaacaaaaacaaaccaaaaaacaaagatatGATAGACTGGATAGAGGACTGATTATTACTAGATTTTTGAAATAGTGATGAACATGGATGAGACTTCAAGTTTTCTGCAACCGCTGTAATGTGCTTTGAAAACACCTGTAATTACTATTAGTGACAAAGCGACAGGTACTGCTAATACCACTGTGGTGTGTTCCCTCCCTTTGCAGTAGAAAGAAATGCTACATTTCCATTACAGGACAGTGAAAATAGAGATAGCATTTCCCCCCCCAAGATCCCAGGTTAAGAATATCTACTTTAGAAAATGCTATGTAGAGCACCCTGAAGTCTTCCACGGAAGGAAGAAAACTAAGGTACAGTAAATGCCTCCCAGTGCCACACACTATAGAGAACCCAGTCTCTTAGAATCTCACACTGTTTTGAGGAAGCTGAAGTGTGTTAGAGAAGCCATGTGACTCGCCCACAGTCACCCAGCCGAGCAGGGCCAGGGTGGATGTGTTTGCCTCTAAGCATTCCATGGTGCTGGGCAGTGTTAGCCATCCTTGGAGATGATCTTGTGGAGGAAGGAGTGGAAGCCTGGCCATATCCTATCTTCTACATGCCCGCCTCCACTTGACATTGCCCAGCACTAAAGGATCCACCTCCCCCAGCCCTAGTGAGCTCCTGTGGGTAGGGACCTATCTTGGGCATCTCTTACCCCTGGGGGTGCTGACCTGTGCTCAGCACATGACAAGCAATCAGCACCTTTTTGCTCACCCACGCTGTGGGCCTGAGATGGGTGGATGTAAGGAGATGCAGGGGGCAAGGCAGGGACAGGACCAGCTCAGGATGAGGCACAGGGCCTGCAGCTGGCAGGCTGGCAGAGGAAGGCAACACGGAGATATAGCACCTGGGTACCCCCACCCTTCTCCTCTTGGAGACGGACGAAGCTCTGGGCAGACAGAGGTCTACCAAGGTGGGCGGTGGGAAGGGAGGGCCCCTCGAGGACAACCAAGTCTGTTCACATCAGGACCTGCACCGGAGGGAACTGGTCACTCTCCTGGGGGGAAATTAGTGAGCTGCCTTAGTGAGCTCAGCTGCTGTAATAGAACTTCAGAGAATGGGTTGCTTACAAAGGACAGACATTCATTTCTCACTCTTCTGAAGGCTGGacgtctgagatcagggtgccagcagggttggggTCTGGCAAGGGGTCTGGCAAGGTCCCTGTCCCGGGTTGCAGACTTGTTGTCAAGGTGGCAGAAGGAGAGCTCACGAGGCAGAAGGAGGGCTAGAGAgatctctggggcctcttttataagggcacttatAAAAgagtcccattcatgagggctctacccctGTGAACTAGTCATCTCCCTAGGGCCCCATCTTctaatgccatcaccttgggggttagtatttcaacatatgaattctggggtgacacattcagaccattgcAACCCCCATCCTAGGTAGGGAACAAACACCAAAAGAGAGGTGCAATCCCTTCCTGGAGGATTCATGGAAAAGGCCAGGAGAATTGTGGAAGTGGCATTTGAGCAGAGCTTTTGCAGACTGCTAGAGAGCGGGTGGGAAAAGATTCTCGGGCAGAGGGAGTAGCACAGGGAGACAGCCTGGGTGTGCCCAGGCAGGCGGGTAATGAGTTCCATACTCTGGTTTCCACAAGGAGCACTTGATCATGACCATCCCTTGTTTGCCAAGACCCAGGAATGGTTGGGAGGCCCAGACATCAGTGCCGCCCTGCTCCATGGCCTGgcagccaggctgcctgggtttgcTGAGACCACGGACCCGCCTGGTTCTGGAGGGGAGGGGGTGCCTCTCAGGTTGTGCCCAGCCGCTCCTCTGCTCCCCACCCTGCGCCTGGTGTCCTCTCTGCTCAGGAGGATCTGCTCCCCCAAGAGGAAAGCATGGAGATGTGATTTGTTAGAGGAAAATATCCATTATtatagttttacaatttttttgcCCAGTGAgtgaattatttttgaaatgaattgGCTTTTAAGGGGCAAGGGTAACTGGCACTTTTGAGCTCTGCAGGAGCATGTTCACATCTATCTCTCACTCTGTCCTTCCAAGGGCTCTGTTATAAAGGATGGCAACTGGAATTCCGACAGGTTACATATCTTGCTGGAGGTCACATAACTAGTCCTGCCAAGGAGGCAGAATTTAAGCCCAGAAGGTGCAACCTGGATAGTCCTAAACCTCATATATGACTCTGTCTGGCTTCAGTattgctgaaaagaaaagaaagaaaaaaattgactgtgagttctgcaagaaaaaaaaaagtcaaacagaaacaaaataaacaagcaaaaaacaatcCAGCCaataagaataattaaaaagCCACTcttagggctggcaggttagctcagttggttagagcacagcctaatgacagcaaggtcatgggtttggacccctgtattggccagccaccaaaaaaccaaaatacaactAATTAAGAAGCCAGCTTGACTAGTGTCTCGGAAAGACATTTGAAAGAGGATCCAAGGCATGTCCTGTAATAgcacttgtttttctttatgcttttcatgtactttaaaaaatttggtttgaatttttgtcaaattaacatatttaggtttttaaaaataaacagtttaaTAAGGCTTATAACAAAAACTAGCAGTCCCATCCATGTTCCACCTGCTCCAGATTCCTGCTCCCCATGGACAACCAGTTTCAACTCTTTTAAGGGTTTCTTTCAGCATTTACCTCCACATCTCTAAGTCACATGCTAGAAGTCTTAACATGTATGTGGATGTTTGTGCTCTTATTTCTGGAAACTTCGGTTGCTTTATCGCTTCTCTTTTGTGTTGAATTCTCCATTTCCTGGATCCCAGGCCTTGCTTTCCCTTCATTGATTTACTTCATTTTGGAAAAGTCTGTCTGGGA contains these protein-coding regions:
- the TRIM47 gene encoding E3 ubiquitin-protein ligase TRIM47, translated to MDGSGPFGCPICLEPLREPVTLPCGHNFCLACLGALWPHRGAGSAGGPGGAARCPLCQEPFPDGLQLRKNHTLSELLQLRQGSGSGPGPGPVPAPAPGRTPTPEPSAPSAPPSAPEPSAPCAPEPWPAGEEPVRCDACPEGAALPAALSCLSCLASFCPAHLGPHERSPALRGHRLVPPLRRLEESLCPRHLRPLERYCRAERLCLCEACAAQEHRGHELVALEQERALQEAEQPKVLSAVEDRMDELGASIAQSRRTVALIKSAAAAERDRVSQLFAEAVATLQGFQTQVLGFIQEGEAAMLSHSQGNLQRQEEQRSHLSRARHNLSQVPEADSVSFLQELLALRLALEEGCGPGPGPPRELSFTKSSQVVRVVRDVLAEACTRHWEQLRGPGSDEDGLQKLGSEVDAESLDPDSTNHLESEAPRDYFLKFAYIVDLDSDTADKFLQLFGTKGVKRVLCPINYPESPTRFTHCEQVLGEGALDRGTYYWEVEIIEGWVSVGVMAEGFSPQEPYDRGRLGRNAHSCCLQWNGRSFSVWFHGLEAPLPHPFSPTVGICLEYADRALAFYAVRDGKVSLLRRLKASRTRRSSALASPTDAFQSRLDSHFAGLFAHRLKPAFFLESVDAHLQIGPLKKSCISVLKRR